The following proteins are co-located in the Vigna angularis cultivar LongXiaoDou No.4 chromosome 2, ASM1680809v1, whole genome shotgun sequence genome:
- the LOC108328474 gene encoding uncharacterized protein LOC108328474 — protein MEPDNIDWDNIDSTFALDDTYENFDAPMWVDLSAFDDSLVDDEAWFCTRDCKHPKTAEDFLKRSSKVKRLRFASFSEMLPFRDRHRRGNSSIVEIAKAKNSERSRRPSCSENFYEDSENRNPNFTAPLPSGSRTNKLKKPLMKTKDGNPSPKELNTGPVECPAKSQRKNQLKSTFSAQNLLGGREILSQVSGFCSELKRLARGRREKGGSSSGVSEEEVKKERVVKERVPLFVVKNSSRSSN, from the exons ATGGAACCGGACAACATTGACTGGGACAACATCGACTCTACGTTCGCTCTAGACGACACATACGAGAACTTTGACGCGCCTATGTGGGTCGATCTCTCTGCTTTTGATGACTCTCTCGTTGATGATGAAGCCTGGTTCTGCACTCGCG ATTGCAAGCATCCGAAAACCGCTGAAGATTTTCTTAAACGCAGTTCCAAG GTTAAGCGTTTAAGATTTGCATCCTTTTCTGAAATGCTCCCCTTTAGAGACAGACACCGAAG GGGAAATTCTTCAATTGTGGAAATCGCTAAAGCCAAGAATAGTGAAAGATCTAGAAGGCCAAGCTGTTCTGAAAACTTTTATGAAGACAGTGAGAATAGGAATCCAAACTTTACGGCTCCACTTCCCAGTGGAAGTAGGACCAACAAGTTAAAGAAGCCATTGATGAAGACAAAGGATGGAAATCCAAGTCCAAAAGAGCTGAATACTGGTCCAGTGGAGTGTCCTGCGAAAAGTCAGCGAAAAAATCAGCTCAAGAGTACTTTCTCTGCACAAAATTTGTTGGGTGGTAGAGAGATTCTTAGTCAGGTCAGTGGGTTCTGCTCTGAATTGAAGAGGCTGGCAAgagggagaagagagaaaggtgGAAGTTCAAGTGGGGTGTCAGAAGAAGAGGTGAAGAAGGAAAGGGTGGTAAAGGAAAGGGTACCTCTGTTTGTGGTCAAGAACTCTTCAAGATCAAGTAACTAA